The Leucobacter chromiiresistens genome has a window encoding:
- the dxs gene encoding 1-deoxy-D-xylulose-5-phosphate synthase, giving the protein MDRIREPRDLDALTIAECEQLAAEIREFLIAAVSRTGGHLGPNLGVVELTIALHRVFQSPRDPIVFDTGHQSYVHKLLTGRRDFSALRSRGGLAGYPQRSESEHDIVESSHASSSLSWADGISRAFARRAQSDPSQQHRHVVAVVGDGALTGGMTWEALNNITDDNDRNLVLVVNDNGRSYAPTIGGMARFLNSVRSKDAYRDLQEGSEKLFSRLGTPGRTVYRAARGAMRGLASRASDNQDLYSNLDIKYLGPVDGHDLHAVEEVLRQAKGYGRPTLVHVITEKGRGYAPAENDVADQFHAIGQIDPGSGEPVEAVAGRSWTSVFRERIVELADADERIIGITAAMLVPTGLDALAARHPGRVIDVGIAEQHAVTSAAGLAYGGLHPVVAVYATFMNRAFDQLLMDVALHRAGVTFVLDRAGITGPDGASHNGVWDLATLQVVPGIRIAAPRDAATLSEALGEAVAIDDAPTVLRYPKGAVGADIAALRRSDDGVDVLHESEADGGGQRDVLFVAVGPMAVVAIDAAQRLEAAGITSTVIDPRWVVPVADSVVAAAERHRLVITIEDGIRVGGVGTRIRQALRDAGVDTAVSELGTPDEFPDHASRGQLLADAGLTADRIAASVSEQVRGTRVPVARPHERP; this is encoded by the coding sequence CTGGATCGAATCCGAGAACCACGTGATCTCGATGCGCTGACGATCGCGGAGTGCGAGCAGCTCGCCGCGGAGATTCGCGAGTTCTTGATCGCAGCGGTGTCGCGCACCGGCGGTCATCTCGGCCCGAACCTCGGCGTCGTCGAGCTGACGATCGCCCTGCACCGCGTGTTCCAATCGCCGCGCGATCCGATCGTCTTCGACACCGGGCACCAGAGCTATGTGCACAAACTGCTCACCGGTCGGCGAGACTTCTCGGCGCTCCGAAGCCGCGGCGGCCTCGCCGGCTACCCGCAGCGCTCGGAGTCGGAGCACGACATCGTCGAGAGTTCGCACGCGTCGAGCTCGCTGAGCTGGGCCGACGGCATCTCGCGCGCCTTCGCGCGGCGCGCGCAGAGCGACCCGTCCCAGCAGCACCGGCACGTGGTGGCGGTCGTCGGGGACGGCGCGCTCACCGGAGGCATGACCTGGGAGGCGCTCAACAACATCACCGACGACAACGACCGCAACCTCGTGCTCGTCGTGAACGACAACGGCAGATCGTACGCTCCCACTATCGGCGGCATGGCCCGGTTCCTGAACTCGGTGCGGTCGAAGGACGCGTACCGCGATCTGCAGGAGGGCAGCGAGAAGCTGTTCTCGCGCCTCGGCACGCCGGGCCGCACCGTGTACCGCGCGGCGCGCGGAGCGATGCGCGGTCTCGCGAGTCGCGCATCCGACAACCAGGATCTCTACTCGAACCTCGACATCAAGTATCTGGGCCCCGTCGACGGCCATGATCTGCACGCGGTCGAGGAGGTGCTGCGGCAGGCGAAGGGATACGGGCGCCCGACGCTCGTTCACGTCATCACGGAGAAGGGCCGCGGGTACGCACCCGCGGAGAACGACGTCGCCGACCAGTTCCACGCCATCGGGCAGATCGATCCGGGCAGCGGCGAGCCGGTGGAGGCTGTGGCGGGGCGCAGCTGGACCTCGGTGTTCCGGGAGCGCATCGTCGAGCTCGCCGACGCCGACGAGCGCATCATCGGCATCACCGCCGCCATGCTCGTGCCGACCGGCCTCGACGCCCTCGCGGCCCGGCATCCGGGTCGCGTCATCGACGTCGGGATCGCCGAGCAGCACGCGGTGACGAGTGCCGCCGGACTCGCCTACGGCGGGCTGCACCCGGTGGTGGCCGTGTACGCGACGTTCATGAATCGCGCCTTCGATCAGCTCCTCATGGATGTCGCCCTGCACCGCGCCGGTGTCACCTTCGTGCTCGATCGCGCCGGAATCACGGGCCCCGACGGCGCGAGTCACAACGGCGTCTGGGATCTGGCCACACTGCAGGTGGTCCCCGGGATCCGGATCGCCGCGCCGCGCGACGCCGCAACGCTGTCTGAAGCGCTCGGGGAGGCCGTGGCGATCGACGATGCTCCGACGGTGCTGCGCTATCCCAAGGGCGCGGTCGGGGCCGACATCGCCGCGCTCCGCCGCTCGGACGACGGAGTCGACGTGCTGCACGAATCGGAGGCCGACGGGGGCGGGCAGCGCGATGTGCTGTTCGTCGCCGTGGGTCCTATGGCGGTCGTCGCCATCGACGCCGCGCAGCGTCTGGAGGCCGCGGGCATCACGTCGACGGTGATCGACCCGCGCTGGGTCGTGCCGGTCGCCGATTCCGTGGTCGCGGCGGCGGAGCGCCATCGCCTCGTCATCACGATCGAGGACGGGATCCGGGTCGGCGGCGTCGGCACGCGCATCCGCCAGGCGCTTCGGGATGCCGGAGTCGACACGGCGGTCAGCGAACTCGGCACGCCCGACGAGTTCCCTGATCACGCCTCCCGCGGCCAGCTCCTCGCCGATGCCGGCCTCACCGCCGATCGCATCGCGGCCTCCGTGAGCGAGCAGGTGCGCGGGACGCGGGTCCCGGTCGCACGGCCGCACGAGCGCCCCTGA
- a CDS encoding thiolase family protein encodes MREVVFVDGVRTPFGRAGDKGIYAGTRADDLAVKALQGLLERNPQLPLERIDDVGIAATTQQGDQGLTLGRTVSMLAGIPVTVPGFALDRMCAGALTVASFMGAAIGSGQYDLAVAGGVEHMGRHPIGLDADPNPRFVAEKLVSPDALNMGITAERLHDRFPELTKERADRFGMLSQQKVQAAYDRGDIQADLIPVATRSETGWGLATEDQGRRPETTMEGLATLKTPFRPHGRVTAGNASPLTDGATVSLLAGADTAKELGLTAKMRLVGFAFAGVEPEVMGLGPVPSTEKALRRAGLSVDDIGLFELNEAFAVQVLSFTDHFGIADDDPRVNPWGGSIAFGHPLAASGVRLMTQLARQFAQRPDVRYGVTAMCVGLGQGGTAIWENPHFDGKKGK; translated from the coding sequence ATGAGAGAAGTCGTGTTCGTGGACGGTGTCCGCACCCCGTTCGGTCGAGCGGGCGACAAGGGGATATACGCGGGGACGCGTGCCGACGACCTGGCTGTGAAGGCGCTGCAGGGGCTCCTGGAGCGCAACCCGCAGCTGCCCCTCGAGCGAATCGACGACGTGGGCATCGCGGCGACGACGCAACAGGGCGACCAGGGTCTGACACTCGGTCGCACGGTGTCGATGCTCGCGGGCATCCCGGTGACCGTGCCGGGCTTCGCGCTCGACCGCATGTGCGCCGGTGCGCTCACCGTGGCCTCGTTCATGGGTGCCGCGATCGGCTCGGGCCAGTACGACCTCGCGGTCGCGGGCGGCGTCGAGCACATGGGCCGGCACCCGATCGGGCTCGACGCCGATCCGAACCCGCGATTCGTCGCCGAGAAGCTGGTGAGCCCCGATGCGCTGAACATGGGCATCACGGCGGAGCGCCTGCACGACCGGTTCCCGGAGCTCACCAAGGAGCGCGCCGACCGCTTCGGCATGCTGAGCCAGCAGAAGGTGCAAGCTGCGTACGACCGCGGCGACATCCAGGCCGATCTGATCCCGGTCGCAACCCGCTCCGAGACCGGCTGGGGACTCGCCACGGAGGATCAGGGGCGTCGCCCCGAGACCACCATGGAGGGGCTCGCCACGCTGAAGACCCCGTTCCGGCCGCACGGCCGCGTGACCGCCGGCAACGCATCACCGCTGACCGACGGGGCGACCGTCTCGCTGCTCGCCGGCGCCGACACCGCGAAAGAGCTCGGGCTCACCGCGAAGATGCGACTGGTCGGCTTCGCGTTCGCGGGCGTCGAACCCGAGGTCATGGGCCTCGGGCCGGTTCCGTCGACCGAGAAGGCGCTCAGACGAGCGGGGCTCAGCGTCGACGACATCGGACTCTTCGAGTTGAATGAGGCCTTCGCTGTGCAGGTGCTCTCCTTCACCGACCACTTCGGGATCGCCGACGACGATCCGCGGGTGAACCCGTGGGGCGGCTCCATCGCGTTCGGCCATCCGCTCGCCGCGTCGGGCGTGCGCCTCATGACGCAGCTCGCCCGCCAGTTCGCTCAGCGGCCCGACGTGCGCTACGGCGTCACCGCCATGTGCGTCGGCCTCGGGCAGGGCGGCACGGCCATCTGGGAGAACCCGCATTTCGATGGAAAGAAGGGCAAGTAA
- a CDS encoding ribonuclease D → MTVSQSELDIDWTMVVDDEGLAAAAAALAAGSGPVAVDAERASGFRYGGEAYLVQVHRAEAGTFLIDPIGIPDFSPLQRAIGDAEWIFHAASQDLPCLASIGLVPSRIFDTELAARLLGFERVGLGAIVEMLLGIALEKAHSAADWSQRPLPAEWLEYAALDVVLLPELRSVIAEQLDEQGKTEFAAQEFEAVRLRPEKPRPEEPWRKLSGSHALKTPRALALARELWEARDALARERDTAPGRLIPDSSIVAASIANPRSPGDLARLRDFKGRASRSELKRWWAAILRAKTTEDLPGQKPRDPDSIPHHRFWAQRDPAAAARLEAVRSAIDAEAAARRIPVENLLTPDTLRRLVWRPPADPTAENVARRLSELGARDWQVGITAPIIASAFVDLP, encoded by the coding sequence ATGACGGTCTCTCAGTCGGAGCTCGACATCGATTGGACGATGGTCGTCGACGACGAGGGTCTGGCGGCCGCGGCCGCCGCGCTCGCAGCGGGATCGGGGCCCGTCGCGGTCGACGCCGAGCGCGCCTCCGGCTTCCGGTACGGCGGTGAGGCGTACCTCGTGCAGGTGCATCGCGCCGAGGCCGGCACGTTCCTCATCGATCCCATCGGCATTCCCGACTTCTCGCCGCTGCAGCGCGCGATCGGCGATGCGGAGTGGATCTTCCACGCGGCGTCGCAGGATCTCCCCTGCCTCGCATCGATCGGCCTCGTGCCCTCGCGCATCTTCGACACCGAGCTCGCGGCGCGCCTGCTCGGCTTCGAGCGGGTCGGCCTCGGCGCGATCGTCGAGATGCTCCTCGGAATCGCTCTCGAAAAGGCGCACTCGGCCGCGGACTGGTCGCAGCGCCCGCTTCCCGCCGAGTGGCTGGAGTACGCGGCGCTCGACGTCGTGCTCCTGCCCGAGCTGCGGTCGGTGATCGCCGAGCAGCTGGACGAGCAGGGCAAGACGGAATTCGCCGCCCAGGAGTTCGAGGCGGTCCGACTGCGCCCCGAGAAGCCGCGGCCGGAGGAGCCGTGGCGCAAGCTCTCCGGCAGCCACGCCCTCAAGACTCCGCGCGCGCTGGCGCTCGCGCGGGAGCTCTGGGAGGCCCGGGATGCACTGGCCCGTGAGCGCGACACCGCGCCGGGGCGGCTGATCCCGGACTCCTCGATCGTCGCAGCCTCGATCGCGAACCCGCGCTCTCCCGGCGACCTCGCGCGCCTGCGCGACTTCAAGGGGCGGGCGAGCCGCTCGGAGCTGAAGCGCTGGTGGGCGGCGATCCTGCGGGCGAAGACGACCGAGGATCTTCCCGGGCAGAAGCCGCGGGACCCCGATTCGATTCCGCATCATCGATTCTGGGCGCAGCGCGACCCGGCGGCGGCTGCGCGGCTCGAGGCCGTGCGGTCGGCGATCGACGCGGAGGCCGCGGCCCGACGCATCCCGGTCGAGAACCTGCTCACCCCGGACACGCTGCGCCGACTCGTCTGGCGCCCGCCGGCCGACCCGACCGCGGAGAACGTGGCGCGGCGGTTGTCCGAGCTCGGCGCGCGGGACTGGCAGGTTGGTATCACTGCACCAATCATCGCGTCCGCATTTGTAGACCTCCCATAA
- the zapE gene encoding cell division protein ZapE: MVSDSQHSTASLVDRRPTISGSELVATLVPPPQFDHASFDSYRPDPDYPSQEEARELLRAFAAPAPAVSRGGFFGFGRKKAEPVANAPTKPGIYLDGGFGVGKTHLLAATWHATTGRKYFGTFIEYTALVGALGYNGAVSVLQGARLICIDEFELDDPGDTMLMTRLIGDLTSTGTRFVATSNTPPNALGEGRFAAADFMREIQAMSARFTTIRIDGVDYRQRDLEGDAVPLSDEEYRFALADVAAAHERMTDDDFSALIEHLSTVHPSSYSGLLTGVQCIGLRDVQVLTDQSSALRFVAFIDRVYDAQIPIRATGAPITTIFGGGMLDGGYRKKYLRCMSRLNALSASEIV; encoded by the coding sequence ATGGTCTCCGACTCACAGCACAGCACAGCCAGTCTCGTCGATCGGCGCCCCACGATCAGTGGGAGCGAGCTCGTCGCGACTCTGGTTCCCCCGCCCCAGTTCGACCACGCGTCGTTCGACTCGTATCGGCCCGATCCCGACTACCCGTCGCAGGAGGAGGCGCGCGAGCTGCTGCGCGCGTTCGCGGCTCCGGCACCCGCCGTCTCGCGGGGCGGCTTCTTCGGATTCGGGCGGAAGAAGGCGGAGCCCGTCGCCAACGCCCCCACCAAGCCGGGCATCTACCTCGACGGCGGATTCGGCGTAGGAAAGACCCACCTGCTCGCCGCGACGTGGCACGCGACCACGGGGCGGAAGTACTTCGGCACCTTCATCGAGTACACGGCGCTCGTCGGCGCGCTCGGCTACAACGGCGCCGTGTCGGTGCTGCAGGGCGCGCGTCTCATCTGCATCGACGAGTTCGAGCTCGACGATCCCGGCGACACCATGCTCATGACGCGACTCATCGGCGACCTGACCTCGACGGGCACTCGGTTCGTGGCGACCTCGAACACGCCGCCGAACGCACTCGGCGAGGGTCGGTTCGCCGCCGCCGACTTCATGCGCGAGATCCAGGCGATGTCGGCCCGCTTCACGACCATCCGCATCGACGGCGTCGACTACCGCCAGCGCGATCTCGAAGGAGACGCGGTGCCGCTCTCCGACGAGGAGTACCGGTTCGCCCTCGCCGACGTCGCCGCGGCGCACGAGCGGATGACCGACGACGACTTCTCCGCGCTCATCGAGCACCTCTCCACGGTCCATCCGTCGAGCTACAGCGGGTTGCTCACCGGCGTGCAGTGCATCGGACTGCGCGATGTGCAGGTGCTCACCGATCAGTCCTCCGCACTGCGCTTCGTCGCCTTCATCGACCGTGTGTACGACGCGCAGATTCCGATCCGCGCGACCGGAGCGCCGATCACCACGATCTTCGGCGGCGGCATGCTCGACGGCGGCTACCGCAAGAAGTACCTCCGGTGCATGTCGCGGCTCAACGCGCTCTCCGCGAGCGAGATCGTCTAA
- a CDS encoding DUF3000 domain-containing protein: protein MARINGTPVDFGTAAEQLRGARLRDELVSQEIPAPERIAPQSIAFAAGVTRGGRSVDAADDALDSPYGAGRIVLMHDASAVDEWGGPFRIVCFAQAPLELEIGVDPFISDVAWSWLVDALDSRGAQYVYLSGTATKTLSSSFGALEARGDSAQIELRASWSPTGSEFGVHAEAWSELLCLLAGLPHAEGIDSIAARRSRQAAEGG from the coding sequence ATGGCACGCATCAATGGGACCCCGGTCGACTTCGGCACGGCGGCCGAGCAGCTTCGCGGCGCGCGGCTGCGCGACGAGCTGGTGTCGCAGGAGATTCCCGCCCCGGAGCGCATCGCGCCCCAGTCCATCGCCTTCGCCGCGGGTGTCACTCGGGGCGGCCGCTCCGTCGACGCCGCCGATGACGCGCTCGACTCCCCGTACGGCGCGGGTCGCATCGTGCTCATGCACGACGCCTCGGCGGTCGACGAGTGGGGCGGCCCGTTCCGCATCGTCTGCTTCGCGCAGGCGCCCCTCGAGTTGGAGATCGGCGTGGACCCGTTCATCTCCGACGTGGCGTGGTCGTGGCTCGTCGATGCGCTCGACTCGCGCGGGGCGCAGTACGTCTACCTCTCGGGCACCGCCACGAAGACGCTCTCGAGCAGCTTCGGCGCGCTCGAGGCCCGCGGCGATTCCGCGCAGATCGAACTGCGCGCCTCGTGGTCTCCGACGGGCTCGGAATTCGGCGTGCACGCGGAGGCCTGGTCGGAGCTGCTGTGCCTGCTGGCCGGCCTCCCGCACGCGGAGGGCATAGACTCCATCGCGGCACGGCGATCCCGCCAGGCCGCGGAAGGTGGGTGA
- a CDS encoding 3-hydroxyacyl-CoA dehydrogenase NAD-binding domain-containing protein encodes MTDYRSIDFSPLIAASEDEVVTRSLVRDVALPSGGTLALITLDNGRDHTRPNTLGPRTLQELGDVLDALRARAASGDIQAVAVTGKPFIFAAGADLSKVSTLATEQNARLMAQFGHFVLGKLGELGVPSFAFVNGLALGGAMEIALHCDYRTLDSSTAALAFPEVFLGIIPGWGGATIVPNLIGIEQALEIIVTNPLKNNRMLKPKQAFEMGLFDAMFGSASFLERSIAWADAVIAGSEKVERKHAPGKLERLTKWPAAIKIARETLKARIGTAARAPYVALDLLSAAKDNDLARGFEREDEALAELISGDQFAASVYAFDLVQKRAKRPAGAPDKQLAKPVRKVGVIGAGLMASQFALLFARKLRVPVLITDLDQSRVDKGLAYIRGEIDKMLEKGRLSADDANQITALVQGTTDKTRYADCDWVIEAVFEELGVKQQVFAEIEAIVSETAVLATNTSSLSVEEIGERLEHPERLVGFHFFNPVAVMPLIEVVRTPTTDDETLATAMVVAKKLGKSAVITADRPGFVVNRLLAKVMGEAARALDAGTPLPVVERAFAPIGLPMGPFELIDLVGWKVAAHVQDTMVAAFPGRFYASENLHRLADVDEPLVKTKHGKVEDLSKAGKKAVTLGKTAVGEEEILHRVEDELAREIKIMLDEHVVAAAEDIDLCLILGAGWPFQAGGATPYLDRSGASERAFGGAFHEPRIAGA; translated from the coding sequence ATGACCGACTACCGCAGCATCGACTTCTCGCCCCTGATCGCCGCGTCCGAGGACGAGGTCGTCACCCGATCGCTCGTCCGCGACGTAGCGCTCCCCTCGGGCGGCACGCTCGCACTCATCACCCTCGACAACGGCCGCGACCACACCCGCCCCAACACGCTGGGCCCGCGCACCCTGCAGGAGCTCGGCGACGTGCTCGATGCGCTCAGAGCGCGGGCCGCCTCCGGCGACATCCAGGCCGTCGCGGTGACGGGCAAGCCGTTCATCTTCGCCGCGGGTGCCGACCTCTCCAAGGTCTCCACGCTCGCCACCGAGCAGAACGCGCGGCTGATGGCGCAGTTCGGCCACTTCGTGCTCGGCAAGCTCGGCGAGCTGGGCGTGCCGTCGTTCGCCTTCGTCAACGGCCTCGCACTCGGCGGCGCCATGGAGATCGCGCTGCACTGCGACTACCGCACGCTCGATTCGTCGACCGCCGCCCTCGCCTTCCCCGAGGTCTTCCTCGGCATCATCCCGGGATGGGGCGGCGCGACGATCGTGCCGAACCTCATCGGCATCGAGCAGGCCCTCGAGATCATCGTCACGAATCCGCTGAAGAACAACCGCATGCTGAAGCCGAAGCAGGCGTTCGAGATGGGCCTCTTCGACGCGATGTTCGGCTCCGCCAGCTTCCTCGAGCGATCGATCGCGTGGGCCGATGCCGTCATCGCGGGCTCGGAGAAGGTGGAGCGCAAGCACGCACCGGGCAAGCTCGAGCGGCTCACGAAGTGGCCCGCCGCCATCAAGATCGCCCGCGAGACCCTCAAGGCGCGCATCGGCACGGCCGCTCGCGCCCCCTACGTCGCGCTCGACCTGCTCAGCGCAGCGAAGGACAACGACCTCGCGCGCGGATTCGAGCGGGAGGACGAGGCGCTCGCAGAGCTGATCTCGGGTGACCAGTTCGCAGCGTCCGTCTACGCCTTCGACCTCGTGCAGAAACGTGCGAAACGCCCTGCGGGCGCCCCCGACAAGCAGCTCGCGAAGCCGGTGCGCAAGGTCGGCGTGATCGGCGCCGGGCTCATGGCGAGCCAGTTCGCGCTGCTCTTCGCCCGGAAGCTGCGCGTGCCCGTGCTCATCACTGACCTCGACCAGTCGCGGGTCGACAAGGGCCTCGCCTACATCCGCGGCGAGATCGACAAGATGCTCGAGAAGGGCCGGCTCTCCGCCGACGACGCGAACCAGATCACGGCGCTCGTGCAGGGCACCACCGACAAGACCCGGTACGCCGACTGCGACTGGGTGATCGAGGCCGTGTTCGAGGAACTCGGCGTGAAGCAGCAGGTGTTCGCCGAGATCGAAGCGATCGTCTCCGAGACCGCGGTGCTCGCGACGAACACGTCCTCGCTGTCGGTGGAGGAGATCGGCGAACGGCTCGAGCACCCCGAGCGGCTCGTGGGCTTCCACTTCTTCAACCCCGTCGCCGTGATGCCGCTCATCGAGGTGGTGCGCACCCCGACGACCGATGACGAAACGCTGGCCACGGCCATGGTGGTCGCGAAGAAGCTCGGCAAGAGCGCGGTCATCACGGCCGACCGCCCCGGCTTCGTCGTCAACCGCCTGCTGGCGAAGGTGATGGGCGAGGCCGCGCGCGCCCTCGACGCCGGCACCCCGCTGCCGGTCGTGGAACGGGCGTTCGCACCGATCGGGCTGCCGATGGGGCCGTTCGAGCTCATCGACCTCGTGGGCTGGAAGGTCGCCGCGCACGTGCAGGACACGATGGTCGCCGCCTTCCCCGGCCGCTTCTACGCGTCGGAGAACCTGCACCGGCTCGCCGACGTCGACGAACCCCTCGTCAAGACGAAGCACGGCAAGGTCGAAGACCTCTCGAAGGCCGGGAAGAAGGCGGTGACGCTCGGCAAGACCGCGGTCGGCGAGGAGGAGATTCTGCATCGCGTCGAAGACGAGCTCGCCCGAGAAATCAAGATCATGCTCGATGAGCACGTCGTCGCCGCTGCGGAGGACATCGATCTGTGCCTGATCCTGGGCGCGGGCTGGCCGTTCCAGGCGGGCGGCGCGACCCCGTACCTCGATCGCTCGGGCGCGAGCGAGCGGGCGTTCGGCGGCGCGTTCCACGAGCCCCGCATCGCCGGGGCCTGA
- a CDS encoding type II toxin-antitoxin system PemK/MazF family toxin yields MARRTVSQAVVGLLRSLAASVAPPQRRSGPVAPRTTSSRSDLGVQDGIIDLTNAEIRALEPGYEPDPDGSPDPGEIVWAWVPYAEHDGRGKDRPVLIIARIDARTTAGCALSTKQHRGFVSVGSGGWDAEGRESFLATDRVLRVPEDAMRREGHVLPRDRFVDALAAVMRAHGVRRQI; encoded by the coding sequence ATGGCGCGCCGCACGGTCTCGCAGGCGGTCGTCGGTCTGCTGCGCTCGCTCGCCGCATCCGTTGCGCCGCCGCAGCGCCGCAGCGGCCCCGTCGCTCCGCGCACCACGAGCAGCCGCAGTGATCTCGGCGTGCAAGACGGAATCATCGACCTCACGAACGCCGAGATCCGCGCACTCGAACCGGGGTACGAACCCGACCCCGACGGCAGCCCGGACCCGGGCGAGATCGTCTGGGCCTGGGTGCCGTACGCCGAGCACGACGGCCGGGGAAAGGACCGCCCGGTGCTCATCATCGCGCGCATCGACGCGCGCACCACCGCCGGCTGCGCCCTCAGCACCAAGCAGCACCGCGGCTTCGTCTCGGTCGGTTCGGGCGGCTGGGACGCCGAGGGGCGCGAGAGCTTCCTGGCGACGGATCGCGTGCTGCGCGTGCCGGAGGACGCCATGCGCCGCGAGGGGCACGTGCTCCCGAGAGACAGGTTCGTCGACGCCCTCGCTGCGGTGATGCGCGCCCACGGCGTCCGCCGTCAGATCTAG
- a CDS encoding alpha/beta hydrolase family protein, producing MQAPGWTRGLVLGAVSAVGGAALIGGIGSLLGGVALARRAVTPAAVPESPVTVTHVVDRPNGGVLVRLRGVDADLPGRYSFIFDGGRGHARFGEVVEASGNEVLRELVSVDRGTLAPETRGRVTGWWYTDPEQLGYRVERTAYATELGDAEAWIIRPRIPRKRRWAVHVHGRGALPEETLRGVRSLARCGITSLVISYRNDPGAPPGLRGRYGVGFSESRDVDAAIAAARRLGAERVTLFGWSMGGTACLVAATRGEYRHLVDGLILDSPAVDWNALLRYHAAAQSAPAAIAGLGIELLARGVVAGGEAGGIPIDDLHPETFARALAVPVLIHASPDDTFVPPAGAERLAQLRPDLVQLRLQPGAEHVKLWNVDQRGWEAVTRAFARALPRPPWRG from the coding sequence ATGCAGGCACCGGGATGGACCCGCGGGCTCGTGCTCGGAGCAGTGAGTGCGGTCGGGGGAGCGGCGCTCATCGGCGGCATCGGATCGCTGCTCGGCGGGGTCGCCCTGGCGCGGCGCGCCGTCACCCCGGCCGCGGTTCCCGAGTCGCCGGTGACCGTGACGCACGTCGTCGATCGCCCGAACGGCGGCGTGCTCGTGCGGCTTCGCGGCGTCGACGCCGATCTCCCCGGGCGGTACTCGTTCATCTTCGACGGCGGCCGCGGGCACGCGCGTTTCGGAGAGGTCGTCGAAGCATCGGGAAACGAGGTGCTGCGGGAGCTCGTCTCGGTCGACCGGGGCACCCTCGCCCCGGAGACGCGCGGGCGGGTGACCGGCTGGTGGTACACCGATCCCGAGCAGCTCGGCTATCGCGTCGAGCGCACCGCGTACGCCACCGAGCTCGGCGACGCCGAGGCCTGGATCATCCGCCCCCGCATTCCGCGGAAGCGCCGCTGGGCGGTGCACGTGCACGGGCGGGGCGCGCTCCCGGAGGAGACGCTGCGAGGCGTTCGCTCGCTCGCTCGCTGCGGCATCACGAGTCTCGTGATCTCGTACCGCAACGACCCCGGCGCCCCTCCGGGGCTGCGGGGGAGATACGGGGTCGGGTTCTCGGAGAGCCGCGACGTCGACGCCGCGATCGCCGCTGCCCGACGCCTGGGCGCCGAGCGGGTGACGCTCTTCGGCTGGTCGATGGGCGGCACCGCCTGCCTCGTCGCGGCGACCCGCGGCGAGTACCGGCACCTCGTCGACGGGCTCATCCTCGATTCCCCCGCCGTCGACTGGAACGCGCTGCTGCGGTATCACGCCGCAGCCCAGTCGGCTCCCGCCGCGATCGCCGGTCTCGGCATCGAGCTGCTGGCGCGCGGCGTCGTCGCGGGAGGCGAGGCCGGCGGCATCCCCATCGACGACCTCCACCCCGAGACGTTCGCCCGCGCGCTCGCCGTGCCAGTGCTCATCCACGCGAGCCCCGACGACACGTTCGTGCCCCCGGCGGGCGCCGAACGGCTCGCGCAGCTGCGCCCCGACCTCGTGCAGCTGCGCCTGCAGCCCGGTGCCGAGCACGTGAAGCTGTGGAACGTCGATCAGCGCGGCTGGGAGGCCGTCACCCGGGCGTTCGCCCGAGCGCTTCCGCGACCGCCCTGGCGCGGGTGA